Part of the Diabrotica virgifera virgifera chromosome 6, PGI_DIABVI_V3a genome, AAAACCGTCTGGGAGGTGTCCGAGGTGTGTTGGATTCAATCCGCCACGCTTCATCGTGCCTGAtcgcctaccaactaaactcaCCCCCTCTTCATCCAGCTGATGGGTCTGGGACCACTCTTAGCGAGTATATAcgctgacccgtcgaccttactcccAACCCGCTCTGGCACTTGTCGCGTGCGTTCTGTAGGTCAAGTGGCCACATAGCTGTTCTGTCCCGCACACACCTCGCACTAGACCGGTCAACCAAGTGCGGGTGGGTCAACCGAGATGCCCCCCATCTAGCATGAAACTAGCAAGAAAATATCAGTCGGCAGTTACGAGTAACTCCAAGCATTCATGCTTTCATCGAGTCACACTCACTCTCATGCTCATTCATCATTAATTAATACGTAAATAGACTTTCTTATAAGAAATAATGGAAAACGTAAAGTatataaaaaatttgtatggataAAATTAACGATAGACATTAATAtgagttaaataaaaaaaaagaataaaatatggatataaataaaaagtttaaaacatACCTCGAATAGCTCTACGGTAAGGGCAAAAGGGCAGTCAGCGTAGGTTGGATGTAAAGGTCCTGTCTCACTGACTGTCCCAATACAAAACCAaagcaaaataatttaaaatgtgTGCAAAGGCAGTCAACGTGGATCGGATGTAAAGTGTCCTCCCTCTACTGACTGCCTCTTTCAACATACACACGTtactataataaatatataaaattaaaagttaaaacCGATAACATGTTTTCTTAAATAAAATAAGATAAAAAGGCAGTCAGCGTAGGTTGGATGTAAAAGGTTCTCTCGCCACTGGCTGCCCTCTACGACACAAACacgttaaaaaataaacaataaggGTCTCCCGCTTGCAGTCACCTCTCTTTTTCCTCGCTTCATTGTTTTGGTAACAAAGGCAATGACCAGGTCGAAGTCACTCGTGCTATTGATAGCTTTATCCATAAACTCATGGGCCTCGCCTAGAGGAGacccagctgcagctcggtacgCCCCACATGATATGCTGGACATACGAATAAAAAATGCTGATGTTGCGCGTCATCCACCACTCCACACTCGGGGAATAGATCGTCCGCGGTCAATTTTATATGATAGGTATATGATCTgaacgatccatgtcccgtcaagAACTGTGTAAAGTAGTAATTGACGCGCCTGTGTCTGCACTCATACCACCTTAATACATCGGCTGTCCATTCCCTCTGCCATATCTCTAAACTTCTGTTTCGTTCTTGCGGTCCTGAACCAATTGCCCCGTTGCTCCTCTAATACATTCGGTCTCTTTCTCTCTCCAGGATGTGCACCGACACAGAACCAACCACCACGTGTAAGGCAATAGTTGATACGGTTCTACATGATACACACCCTGATAAGAGGTTTTCTCTGTACTCTTAGAAGCATGTCTTTATGTTTCTTCTTCTCCAGGACCTCGTGCCATACTGGGGCCCCGTACAGTGCGATTGATAAAATTGACTTGAGCGTCGCCGCTCTTTTATGAGATCCAGGACACTCTATATTTGGAATTAACTTGCTTAGCGTGGAGGACCTTTCTTCCGCTTTCCGACATGCCTCTTGCACGTGTGGTCCGaatgttcttcttctttacgtgccatctccgcgacgaaggttggcaatcatcagtgctattctcactttcgacactacagcccgaaagagttcagttgagctgtatataaaccattctctgagatttctcagccaggacatttttctcctacctatgctgcgccttccttgaatctttcccagcataattaattttaggagttcatatctgtcaccacgtgttatatgacccaagtattgaagttttcttattttgatggaatccagtatctccctgctgtttattattctttattattcttatatcccgtgtgtcgatgttctttgttctcagtagttttattaacggattatgtttcaccgtatccgtaattcctagatatttaaatgtCTTCTGGGGTCTTATTTCGGAGCCTTTGTATTCAAATACTACACACAGCTGCAAAATTaacggaacaccttaaaaatgggacatgttagatgtctcgcatttcctaaacctgttgtccgatttgagtatttttttagtatgttatagccttattatttaaaaaaaatctatgtaatgatattgttgctagacaggtaacaggtgtaacaatcatactgtgtttttttttcttaaagttcggaacaccccgTGGAGTAGTCtagaatatataaaatattgaaattaaaattcaattgtagccttaggttttctttcTAGACAAGAGGTATTGAATCCGCCACAAATTGAGTGTGTTGAAAAATTTGCAGTATCTCCGGTTCTGGAAGACATAgaaacttctttttttttgacGAAATCTTAACTGGAAAATTTTAATTTCTTCCAAAAATCGGAAACTACTGGAAAAATCACAATTTCTATATTTACCTTCTGCCAAATTACTATTTTTGAGTTAATCATTTCGTTGCTAATAGATCACTATAATTTTAGGTTTCAAATGTGAAGATCGACTAACTGATGAAAACAACGAATTACAAAATCAGGTTATAAATAACCAATTTAACCAATGTACAACTGACGGTAGGAAAGTGAATACTGTTGAAAAACCATTTGGGTGTGAAATATGCACAAAACAGTTTGCACGAAGTTTTGACTTAAAAGTTCATATGAGAAcacacactggtgaaaaaccatttggatGTGGAGTATGCACAAAAAACTTTTCCCAAGTTGCCAATTTAAAAGTTCATATGAGAACGCATATTGGTGAAAAGCCATTTGGATGTCAAGTATGCACAAAACAGTTTATAACAAATGCTCAATTAAAAAGACATATGGtggtgcatactggtgaaaaaccatttcgATGTGAAAATTGCACCACAGAGTTTTCGCAAAGTTCtgatttaaaaatacatttgagaattcacactggagaaaaactaTTTGGATGTAAAATATGTACAAAACAATTTTCAAGACGGGCTCAATTAAGAGAACATATGGtggtgcatactggtgaaaaaccatttggatGTGAAATATGCACAAAACAGTTTTCAAGACGGGCTGACTTAAAAGTACATATGatagtgcatactggtgaaaaaacatttgaatgtgaaatatgCACAAAACAGTTTACACGAAGTGCTGACTTAAAAAGACATACGAtggtgcatactggtgaaaaaccatttaagTGTGAAATATGCACCAAAAAGTTTTCAAGACGGGCTCACTTAAAAGTACATAATATGAtggtgcatactggtgaaaaaccatttggatGCGAAATTTGCTCCAAAGGGTTTTCTCGAAATTCTGATTTAAAAATACATATGAGAATTCACACTGGATAGAAATGTGAAATATGTTGTACAAAACGGTTTTCATAAAATGGTCACCCCAAAGTTCACAAACAAAACATACTGGAAAAAACCTTGCATGTAATAACTGCATCAACCTAAGGAACACATGAAAATACACACTGCAAGCAGAATATAATGTGAAAACTGATACCATTCTTACACATCCGTATGAAAATGTATTTGTCACGTTGGCATGTCAGGTATTAAGCGCGTTATGTTTTAGATATTTATCTTTTGGAATTGGGTGGAACTATTACATATATAAATAAACacgaaaataaatataatatgtatttatttactGAACGTCCTGGGTCTCGAAAAATCTAGTTGAAGGGTTGATAAATGATGCTGGTACTAAACTTATGTTAAAACTGCATTTTAATTTACGATATCGGTATTTGACTTTGTTGATAGGTACAAATGGTAAACGAACGGAACTATACGTTAAGAATTACAACGTTAGCAATATCGGTACTTATACTGGCCGACTGAACTACTAAACAAAACACTCACTACTTTTTGCAATGCCGACTTGTGTAAAGTTACGTGCAGCAGTTTAAGTTCACGTCGTAATTCAACTGACTTTTTTCAATTTTCGGGAAACGAAAAAAAACTTTTGCAGCTTAAGTATAGGTCTTTTTTTTTGAGGTGAGAATCTTCCAacgaccgtctgggaaggtgtcccaggtgtgttggATTCAATCCGCCACGCTTCACCGTGCCTGATCGCCTACCAATTAAACTCACCCCCTCTTTATCCAGCCGATGGGCCTGGGAGCACTCTTAGCGAGTATATACGCTGACCTGCCGACCTTACTCCCAACTCCCCTCTGGCACTTGTCGCGTGCGTTCTGTAGGTCAAGTGGCCACATAGCTGCTCCGTCCCGCACACACCTCGCACTAGACCGGTCAACCAAGTGCGGGTGGGTCAACCGAGGTGCCCCCCATCTAGCATGAAACTAGCAAGAAAGTATCAGTCGGCAGTTACGAGTAACTCAAAGCATTCATACTTTCCTCTAGTCACACTCACTCTCGTGCTCATTCATCATAAATTAATACGTAAATAGACTTTCTTGGTAAGAAATAATGGAAAACGTatataaaaaatttgtatggataAAATTAACGATAGACATTAACATGagttgaataaaaaaaaaagaataaaatatggatataaataaaaagtttaaaacatACGTCGAATAGCTCTACGGTAAGGGCAGTCAGCGTAGATTGGATGTAAAGGTCCTCCCTCACTGACTGCCACAGTACAAAACCAaagcaaaataatttaaaatgtgTACAAAGGCAGTAAGCGTGGATCGGATGTAAAGCGTCCTCCCTCTACTGACTGCCTCTTTCAACATGCACACGTTAcgataataaatatataaaattaaaagttaaaaccgataaaatgtttgtttaaataaagtaaaataagaTAAAAAGGCAGTCAGTGTAGGTTGGATGTAAAAGGTTCTCTCCCCACTGGCTGCCCTCTACGACACAAACacgttaaaaaataaacaataaggGTCGTCCCGCTTGCAGTCGCCTCTCTTTTTCCTCTTTGTGCTTCATTGTTTTGGTAACAAAGGCAATGACCAGGTCGAAGTCACTCTTGCTATTGATAGCTTTATCCATAAACTCGTGGGCCTCGCCTAGAGGAGacccagctgcagctcggtacgCCCCACATGATATGCCGGACATACGAATAAAAAAATGCTGATGTTGCGCGtcacagaccaataagcctgctacctgttctatcaaaaattttggaaaaacttctccttaaacaattatccccagttatagaagaaaggaaactaattccccaacaccaatttgggttcagaacacaacacggaacgatagaacaggtacatagactggtaaaacacatcagaagtgatctagaaaataaaaggtattgttctgctgcattcctggacattggtcaggccttcgacaaggtatggcatgctggtatgctctttaaactaaagaaaaaccttcctcatcctttttatcaaatcctaaaaagctatatttccaaccgacatttcctagtcaagcaggataatgaatacacaagcctaagaccaataaaagccggagtaccacaaggaagtgtcttgggaccgatattgtacttgctctacactgctgacctacccacaagtaacaaaacaacgtgtgcaacttttgctgatgacactgctgtactagcctctcaccatgatccaaatacagcatccagaacccttcagaaagaccttaataatatacaaatatggcttaaaaaatggaagataaaggcgaatgagagtaaatccatccatgtaaccttcaccatgagaagacaaacatgtccatctgtaacactaaatgaaactcaactcccacaaaccgatactgtcaagtacctaggaatccatcttgataggagattaacttggcaaaaacacatttttacaaaaagaaaacaactaggaataaaatttcgagaaatgtactggatcatcggtcgtaaatctcaactatcacttgaaaacaaactgctgatatataaaactatattaaaaccagtgtggacctatggtatccaactttgggggacagccagtcaaactaacctagaaatattgcagagattccagaacaaagtccttagaacaatgctgaatgccccttggtacgtgccaaactatgtgatagagcaagacctcaatgtgccatccataaaaacagtaataacggaatattacaaaaaatattccaagagactagaatctcatccaaatgagttagccagcaaccttactgatgaccacaatgatgtacgacgcctgaagagattcaaagtagtggatctagcaagaagatttgaataatctgtgataactaaacttattttaatttgttttaatttaatttatgtaaagagggtgatcactggatctccctctacaggtcaaaattttcaatttttgtcaaataatttacctattgttctcagttgaggacagattgtaaatattacaacattaaataaaaaaaaaaaaaaaatgttgcgCGTCATCCACCATTCCACTCGGGGAATAGATCGTCCGCGGTCTTCTTGATACGATAGGTATATGATCTgaacgatccatgtcccgtcaagAACTGTGTAAAGTAGTAATTAACGCGCCTGTGTCGGCACTCATACCACCTTAATATATCGGCTTTCCATTCCCTCTGCCATATCTCTAAACTTCTGTTTCGTTCTTGCGGTCCTGAACCAATTGCCCCGTTGCTCCTCTAATACATTCGGTCTCTTTCTCTCTCCAAGATGTGCACCGGCACA contains:
- the LOC114325314 gene encoding gastrula zinc finger protein xLCGF3.1 isoform X2, coding for MEFMENTCKIEIDNEVENALLHTFKIGIKEERELDDTFDDLEDKTYPLKTEVEYNEDKVCLLQVQETHKSFKCEDRLTDENNELQNQVINNQFNQCTTDGRKVNTVEKPFGCEICTKQFARSFDLKVHMRTHTGEKPFGCGVCTKNFSQVANLKVHMRTHIGEKPFGCQVCTKQFITNAQLKRHMVVHTGEKPFRCENCTTEFSQSSDLKIHLRIHTGEKLFGCKICTKQFSRRAQLREHMVVHTGEKPFGCEICTKQFSRRADLKVHMIVHTGEKTFECEICTKQFTRSADLKRHTMVHTGEKPFKCEICTKKFSRRAHLKVHNMMVHTGEKPFGCEICSKGFSRNSDLKIHMRIHTG